From one Mycosarcoma maydis chromosome 17, whole genome shotgun sequence genomic stretch:
- a CDS encoding methionyl-tRNA formyltransferase (related to methionyl-trna formyltransferase) produces MKVSPVKQLALQHALPHQAVPAAGLDNYEPPQHLCTNPKAILLTCSFGHLIPDRLLDSFPDPWQRINIHPSLLPNLRGAAPIQWALARRLHTSGVSIQTLEKGRFDTGTIVNQQAFRFPPDPLHGQVESHTFLHVQRVMAHRAADLLVLTLSNLPHCWQNRWIQDEAQRTYAPKLKSKHSAIQWSTWAAPDIVARERAFAYLYPLTTTLLPPPSWSSNANFRSVGITLFDTCTMAYDRLRHLDPTLSSVLQQPSIPEGSATYSLPSDALIVKTTSDTHVLAVAQLKVAGKRRKTALEWWRAYRDRADAKSGLLRFQ; encoded by the coding sequence ATGAAGGTTTCGCCCGTCAAACAGCTCGCTCTCCAACACGCTCTACCGCATCAAGCCGTTCCTGCTGCCGGCTTGGACAACTATGAACCTCCTCAACATCTCTGTACAAATCCCAAGGCGATCTTGCTCACCTGCTCGTTCGGACACTTGATACCAGATCGACTCTTGGATTCCTTTCCGGATCCGTGGCAGAGAATCAACATCCACCCCTCCCTGCTGCCCAACTTGAGGGGCGCTGCACCGATTCAGTGGGCGCTTGCCAGAAGATTACACACCTCGGGCGTCAGCATACAGACACTCGAAAAGGGTCGCTTTGACACTGGTACAATTGTCAACCAGCAGGCATTCCGCTTTCCGCCCGATCCCCTGCATGGCCAAGTTGAGAGCCACACATTTCTGCACGTGCAACGCGTCATGGCCCATCGAGCTGCCGATCTACTCGTACTCACACTCTCAAATCTACCGCACTGTTGGCAGAACCGTTGGATTCAGGACGAAGCGCAACGCACGTACGCACCCAAACTCAAATCGAAACACAGTGCAATCCAATGGTCCACATGGGCGGCGCCAGACATTGTTGCACGAGAACGCGCGTTTGCCTACCTCTATCCGCTGACAACCACTCTTCTCCCACCGccatcttggtcgtcgaACGCAAACTTTCGATCCGTCGGTATCACCCTCTTCGACACTTGCACCATGGCATACGACCGTCTCAGACACCTCGATCCCACCCTCTCATCCGTTCTACAGCAACCGTCGATCCCAGAAGGCTCTGCGACCTACTCGCTTCCATCCGACGCCTTGATCGTCAAAACAACGTCCGATACACACGTCTTGGCTGTCGCGCAGCTAAAGGTCGCCGGAAAGAGGCGCAAAACCGCACTCGAGTGGTGGAGAGCCTATCGAGATCGTGCAGATGCCAAGAGTGGCCTGTTGAGGTTTCAGTGA
- a CDS encoding uncharacterized protein (related to kynureninase) — MTTDQAAERELQSSLLRISIICASSIQSLREPVQPTILPADNQSASPSTSLPPTAEKLSSQIVSDLTQLLVLVQKHTTNLALALKPSAKSTAAQASSALSPVSGLDAKSLEAAQAQIVSLGSDLLPKIIFIAKKAWKDRQVFQQRPKSDHSDPAQIAERHKLEQLANEMGGQLMSAEQLGLPPSQRDDLEKKLEYSLGNSFAREIRSAVEDVLGSMADLLHSLLDDRARKALEHASQARDRADGYIAGVNKKLNSLSVSANNDVADLRKRTLAANNLVWETCAKYVGERNADGTARTVTSVGPNGVRTKVHIKGLSKSNLEASKRSWNNRVDLMRDGLQELQQGIEAESHANADLNDDEPDEFSFPAATPLSAEQKDRLRQLSNLVKMGNLTHENILKEVAKSSAAQSSIDLDEVEELGKQIEEAQDELVAACLYGEADAGLEINMFDHDANEDEDLDIANGSVANDTDADADLTEEQAIQKAILRTFEQYVQAVVGLSAYVTDREELVDKVNIASASDEEGDFAHVFAAKFKQLSKVLSEASSGIALGTSTTSSPVSTDTRSLAVKHSPVVQANDDFRTDVFVSELQSIADKLGFGAKITDRAVAEHLDSVDPLRRMREGYILPKFKDVCNADYPSTSAETAADADSLYMCGNSLGPLSRLGKKYLEQEIEAWGRMAVLGHFEHPYGTPWTQMEKRVGELCADVVGAKASEVVVMGTLTGNLHSLLATFYRPATKPFGIDFAGDMDAAKKEGKRIKHKIIFEQKAFPSDQYALASVIELNGFKAETSMVPLVPKQGAKTLETADILATIEKCGKEGETAMVLIGGIQYFTGQLFELEKLAAKAHEYGILFGVDLAHAFANVPLALHDWGIDFACWCTYKYGSSGPGGIAGLFVHEKWHEAKLTRQAGWWGHEKETRFSMPDKFVPTRGAEGWQTSNPSMLDMASLKGSLETLLKATQYGERRPNDQGLTAQGKHGKGSIMPILRSKSLRLTAYLEALLLSPGFFPEGFDIRVVTPRDPLQRGSQLCIQIPDPSAATEEKAQEQQQQQDPSRADRKDVPPPIDGKRLIARAHKRAEKQHGLVADIRHPDMLRLAPLAQFSTFTDVWRTADVLRQSLLDEVKADMSA; from the coding sequence ATGACGACCGATCAAGCCGCCGAAAGAGAGCTTCAGTCCTCCTTGCTCCGCATCTCAATCatttgcgcttcttcgatCCAGTCGTTGCGTGAACCGGTTCAGCCCACCATTCTTCCAGCCGATAATCAGTCAGCATCGCCCTCCACATCGTTACCGCCCACAGCGGAAAAGCTTTCTTCTCAGATCGTATCCGATCTCACAcagctcctcgtccttgttCAGAAACACACCACCAACCTTGCTCTCGCGCTCAAGCCCAGCGCCAAgtcgacagcagcgcaagcttCGTCTGCTCTGTCGCCCGTGTCAGGCCTCGACGCAAAATCACTTGAAGCAGCTCAGGCGCAGATCGTTTCACTCGGCTCTGATCTGCTCCCCAAGATCATCTTCATCGCAAAGAAAGCATGGAAGGACCGTCAAGTCTTCCAGCAGCGGCCTAAATCCGACCACAGTGACCCCGCTCAGATCGCAGAAAGGCACAaactcgaacagctcgcaAATGAGATGGGCGGTCAGCTTATGTCggccgagcagctcggcttgcCACCTTCGCAGCGCGATGATCTCGAAAAGAAGCTCGAGTATTCTCTCGGTAACTCTTTCGCCCGCGAGATCCGCTCCGCTGTAGAAGATGTACTTGGCTCCATGGCAGATCTTCTTCACTCTCTCCTCGACGATCGCGCAAGaaaggcgctcgagcatgCATCCCAGGCTCGTGACCGCGCCGACGGTTATATCGCCGGGGTTAACAAAAAGCTCAATTCGCTCTCTGTCAGCGCCAACAATGACGTCGCCGATCTCCGCAAGCGCACTCTTGCAGCTAACAACCTTGTCTGGGAGACATGTGCCAAGTACGTTGGCGAGAGAAACGCCGACGGTACCGCACGCACCGTCACCTCGGTCGGCCCTAACGGCGTCCGCACAAAGGTTCACATCAAAGGTCTCAGCAAATCCAACctggaagcaagcaagcgcagctgGAACAACCGCGTCGATCTTATGCGCGACGGTCTGCAGGAACTCCAACAAGGCATTGAGGCGGAGTCGCATGCAAACGCAGACctcaacgacgacgaaccCGATGAGTTTTCCTTCCCCGCCGCTACCCCCCTCTCTGCTGAGCAGAAGGATCGTCTTCGCCAGCTCTCCAACTTGGTCAAGATGGGCAACCTTACCCACGAAAACATTCTCAAAGAAGTTGCCAAGTCGAGTGCCGCTCAGAGCAGCATTGATCTGGACGAAGTCGAGGAGCTTGGCAAACAAATCGAAGAGGcccaagacgagcttgtgGCCGCATGCCTGTACGGTGAGGCTGATGCAGGTCTCGAGATAAACATGTTCGACCACGACGCtaacgaggacgaggatctGGACATTGCAAATGGTTCGGTTGCCAACGATACcgacgctgacgctgaTCTGACCGAGGAGCAGGCCATCCAAAAAGCCATCCTGCGCACTTTCGAACAGTACGTTCAGGCCGTCGTCGGTCTCTCTGCCTATGTTACCGACCGCGAGGAGCTGGTGGACAAGGTCAACATTGCTTCCGCctcggacgaggagggCGACTTTGCGCACGTCTTTGCCGCCAAGTTCAAGCAGCTCTCCAAGGTGCTCTCCGAAGCCAGCTCTGGCATCGCTCTTGGCACTTCAACCACTTCGAGCCCAGTAAGCACCGACACACGTTCCTTGGCCGTAAAGCACTCGCCTGTCGTTCAGGCCAATGATGATTTCAGGACCGATGTCTTTGTGAGCGAGCTTCAGTCGATCGCCGACAAGCTGGGCTTTGGAGCTAAGATCACTGACCGTGCAGTCGCAGAGCACCtcgacagcgtcgaccCCTTGCGCCGCATGCGCGAGGGCTACATTCTGCCCAAGTTCAAGGACGTGTGCAATGCAGACTATCCGTCCACCTCAGCCGAGACAGCTGCCGATGCAGACTCGCTTTACATGTGCGGCAACTCGCTCGGACCGCTCTCACGCCTGGGCAAAAAGTATCTCGAGCAAGAGATTGAAGCTTGGGGACGCATGGCTGTCTTGGGTCATTTTGAACACCCGTACGGCACGCCCTGGACGCAGATGGAGAAGCGAGTTGGAGAGCTCTGTGCCGATGTGGTTGGTGCCAAGGCATCTGAAGTGGTGGTAATGGGCACCTTGACGGGCAACCTGCATTCGCTCCTGGCCACCTTTTACCGCCCAGCCACCAAGCCGTTCGGTATTGACTTTGCAGGAGACATGGACGCGGCCAAAAAGGAGGGCAAGAGGATCAAGCACAAGATCATTTTCGAGCAAAAGGCGTTCCCATCCGATCAGTATGCGCTAGCATCCGTCATCGAGCTTAATGGGTTCAAAGCGGAAACTTCGATGGTGCCGCTGGTACCCAAGCAGGGtgccaagacgctcgagacAGCCGACATTCTGGCAACAATCGAGAAGTGCGGCAAGGAGGGTGAGACGGCCATGGTGCTGATCGGCGGAATCCAGTATTTCACAGGTCagctgttcgagctcgagaagcttgcAGCCAAAGCGCACGAATACGGCATTCTCTTTGGCGTTGATCTCGCGCACGCATTCGCCAATGTGCCGTTGGCGCTGCACGACTGGGGTATCGACTTTGCGTGCTGGTGTACCTACAAGTACGGCTCTTCAGGTCCAGGTGGCATCGCGGGTTTGTTTGTGCACGAAAAGTGGCACGAGGCCAAGCTTACGAGGCAAGCGGGCTGGTGGGGACACGAGAAGGAGACGCGCTTTTCGATGCCAGACAAGTTTGTGCCGACGCGCGGCGCAGAAGGTTGGCAGACGTCGAACCCATCCATGCTGGACATGGCTTCACTGAAGGGATCGCTCGAAACGCTGCTCAAAGCTACACAGTACGGGGAGCGCAGGCCGAACGATCAAGGGCTTACAGCTCAAGGCAAGCACGGCAAGGGAAGCATCATGCCGATCTTGAGGAGCAAGAGTCTACGTCTCACGGCGTACCTCGAGGCATTGCTGCTCAGCCCTGGCTTCTTCCCGGAAGGCTTTGACATTCGCGTCGTCACACCCAGGGACCCTTTGCAGAGAGGCAGCCAGCTGTGTATCCAGATCCCTGACCCGTCGGCTGCTACCGAAGAGAAGgcgcaagagcaacagcaacagcaagatCCATCACGGGCTGATCGCAAAGACGTCCCACCTCCCATCGACGGCAAGCGTCTGATCGCAAGAGCTCACAAGCGAGCTGAGAAGCAACATGGTTTAGTGGCGGATATCAGGCATCCGGATATGCTTCGGCTGGCGCCTCTGGCGCAGTTCTCGACGTTTACGGATGTATGGAGGACCGCTGACGTCTTGAGGCAGAGCTTGCTGGACGAGGTCAAGGCTGATATGAGTGCGTAG